From the genome of Thermococcus chitonophagus, one region includes:
- a CDS encoding DUF257 family protein, whose translation MRIRDIITSFRPGENVLVRYTPDSSPELLFYLIVTAGREVIVSDIMDTLSEYCKRLSLLQLNVCDNLKVIKIGGFRSVGEILEKMEADKYALDMGSYSKLVGENVFSVVLGLHKLASMLTREELFNLVGNLSSLIGEKGRVTFYFVNKEFIDKTGLGAMELWNEIATSIIDWRRIGKRLLLHVVKSANPEIEDLTLGTTAPEILRGDRV comes from the coding sequence ATGAGGATAAGGGATATTATAACATCGTTCCGCCCCGGCGAAAACGTGTTGGTCAGATATACTCCCGACTCATCTCCTGAGCTGCTCTTCTATCTTATTGTGACCGCTGGCAGAGAAGTTATTGTAAGCGACATAATGGATACGCTGTCTGAATACTGCAAGAGGCTCTCCCTCCTCCAATTAAACGTGTGTGATAACCTTAAAGTCATCAAGATAGGAGGCTTTAGGAGTGTTGGTGAGATTCTGGAGAAGATGGAGGCTGATAAGTACGCTCTTGATATGGGAAGCTACTCAAAGCTTGTTGGGGAGAACGTTTTCAGCGTTGTTCTTGGTCTCCACAAGTTGGCAAGTATGCTGACTAGGGAAGAACTGTTTAACCTTGTTGGTAACCTCTCCTCCCTCATAGGGGAGAAGGGGAGAGTTACCTTCTACTTCGTTAACAAAGAGTTCATAGATAAGACAGGTCTTGGGGCTATGGAGCTTTGGAATGAAATCGCAACTTCCATAATAGACTGGAGGCGGATTGGCAAGAGGTTACTTCTTCACGTTGTTAAATCTGCGAATCCGGAAATAGAGGATCTAACTCTGGGCACTACTGCCCCTGAGATACTTCGAGGGGATAGGGTTTAG
- a CDS encoding metallophosphoesterase family protein, with translation MLIAHISDTHITNEVAFKSYAFDLIANEINTRPFDLVIHTGDVTNNGLREEYEHASYLIRKIEKPLIVVPGNHDARNVGYELFERYIGPLFGVHEFEDGVVIWVDSTIPDLSDGRIGGYKYKWLKAKLEEYSHKRIKIVAAHHHLVPLPDTGRERNVLFNAGDILDLLLSHEVTLYMCGHKHVPNVYRVEDLVVDNAGCTSCRKTRKGDVNSYNIVKITKDGVKVTIRRVTGEEQEKEHRPIKPKIFIPKGKRLLRIVQVAESNVSDRRYFRKKVLENAIKAINERYKPDIVIHCGDVVEKGIERFYEMAMEFYEKVKAEKLIVPGHNDITYLGYDLFKEYFGETEVIEKGDFVFIPILSAQYETQIGVVGRIGQKILKGLLEDFREKFRVVVMHHNLVPVPRARELGYLEDAGNVLKIITDQEAELTLTGHGGNAHAVKVEKTPIINAGSISWELHRDPFGNSFNLIDVYKDMVIAFEVQATWGSRKLLGMWKIKGEVPWL, from the coding sequence ATGCTCATAGCCCACATAAGCGACACCCACATAACGAATGAAGTTGCGTTCAAGTCCTATGCCTTCGACTTGATAGCGAACGAGATAAACACGAGACCATTCGACCTCGTCATTCACACAGGTGACGTCACCAACAACGGGCTGAGGGAAGAGTACGAGCACGCAAGCTACCTAATAAGGAAGATAGAGAAACCCCTAATAGTCGTCCCAGGAAACCACGATGCCAGAAACGTTGGGTATGAGCTCTTTGAGAGGTACATCGGGCCCCTGTTTGGCGTTCACGAGTTTGAGGACGGAGTTGTAATATGGGTAGACTCCACGATACCAGACCTAAGCGACGGGAGGATAGGAGGGTACAAGTACAAGTGGCTCAAGGCAAAACTTGAGGAGTACAGTCACAAGAGGATAAAGATAGTCGCGGCCCACCATCATTTAGTTCCTCTTCCTGATACCGGGAGGGAGAGGAACGTTCTATTTAACGCCGGAGATATCCTCGACCTGCTCCTGAGCCACGAAGTAACCCTGTACATGTGCGGCCACAAGCATGTCCCCAACGTGTACCGAGTAGAGGATCTCGTAGTAGATAATGCGGGATGTACATCATGCAGGAAGACGAGAAAGGGAGATGTAAACAGCTACAACATAGTAAAGATAACCAAGGACGGCGTTAAAGTTACGATAAGGAGGGTTACGGGGGAGGAACAAGAGAAAGAGCATAGGCCAATAAAGCCCAAGATATTCATCCCAAAGGGAAAGAGACTCCTGAGAATAGTTCAAGTTGCGGAAAGCAATGTCTCGGACAGGAGGTACTTCAGAAAGAAAGTCCTTGAGAATGCAATTAAGGCCATAAACGAGAGATACAAGCCGGACATAGTAATTCACTGCGGTGACGTTGTAGAAAAGGGCATAGAAAGGTTCTACGAGATGGCAATGGAGTTCTACGAGAAAGTCAAGGCTGAGAAGCTAATAGTTCCTGGGCATAACGACATAACTTACCTTGGCTACGACCTCTTCAAGGAGTACTTCGGGGAGACCGAAGTAATTGAGAAAGGCGATTTCGTCTTCATTCCAATCCTCTCGGCCCAGTACGAAACTCAGATAGGAGTCGTTGGGAGGATAGGGCAGAAAATCCTCAAAGGATTATTAGAAGACTTCAGGGAGAAGTTCAGGGTTGTAGTAATGCACCACAATCTAGTCCCAGTTCCGAGGGCTAGAGAGCTCGGTTATTTAGAGGATGCAGGAAATGTCCTCAAGATCATCACCGATCAAGAGGCTGAACTAACGCTGACTGGACACGGAGGCAATGCTCATGCAGTTAAGGTTGAAAAAACGCCAATAATAAACGCTGGAAGCATAAGCTGGGAGCTCCACAGGGATCCCTTTGGAAACAGCTTCAATTTAATTGATGTATATAAAGACATGGTCATAGCTTTTGAAGTTCAGGCAACATGGGGAAGCAGAAAGCTCCTTGGTATGTGGAAGATCAAGGGGGAGGTTCCTTGGCTATAA
- a CDS encoding class II glutamine amidotransferase, translated as MRPLVEALIKASENDPYKAARGRGNQHRDGWGYVLITKEKIEYYRSPKPIFEDEKATQLMDKLRGFGVLLLHSRAASQGGVNLFNTQPFAYGSPHGYQLFFMHNGDLIKDLLLEGLRLPKERFEKASDSYLAGMYVSLFLKDTDDNSIVERMALLKGVVRTSLNTGGIILEPENIKLFGTAYMREEFLEKEAEKNYMRLLSFYSADLFAMMSSTLELYTFLPLDDVENSTIYVIDVDMEKETFKPKPYPLEVSQGQ; from the coding sequence ATGAGACCCCTCGTCGAGGCCCTCATAAAGGCCTCAGAAAATGACCCATACAAGGCGGCGAGAGGAAGAGGAAACCAGCACAGAGATGGATGGGGATACGTTCTCATAACAAAAGAGAAAATCGAGTATTACAGATCACCAAAGCCGATTTTTGAGGACGAAAAAGCCACACAACTGATGGATAAGTTAAGAGGGTTCGGTGTTCTACTACTCCACTCAAGGGCAGCAAGTCAAGGCGGAGTGAACCTATTTAACACTCAACCTTTTGCCTACGGAAGCCCTCACGGTTACCAGCTATTCTTCATGCACAATGGAGATCTAATAAAAGATCTCCTCCTCGAGGGCCTGAGGCTACCCAAGGAAAGGTTTGAAAAAGCATCAGATTCGTATCTAGCAGGAATGTACGTCTCCTTATTCCTAAAGGATACCGACGACAATAGCATAGTTGAGAGGATGGCCCTTCTCAAGGGAGTAGTTAGGACATCCCTAAACACCGGCGGGATAATCCTAGAGCCCGAGAATATCAAACTCTTTGGAACTGCATACATGAGAGAGGAGTTCCTTGAGAAGGAAGCAGAAAAAAACTACATGAGACTGCTCTCATTTTACAGTGCCGATTTATTTGCAATGATGTCCTCGACACTCGAGTTGTACACGTTCCTACCGCTGGATGATGTAGAAAACTCAACGATATACGTGATCGACGTCGATATGGAAAAGGAAACGTTTAAACCTAAACCCTATCCCCTCGAAGTATCTCAGGGGCAGTAG
- the cca gene encoding CCA tRNA nucleotidyltransferase: MELLSQVLERIKPREEDYRELNEVRLYLLELVKSSSEELGLEVKPYFVGSLEKDTFLRGDHDIDLFLAFPLDTPLEVLREKGLELAKRIAEDLDRYEVAYAEHPYVRAYYKGFQVDLVPCYDVRDWRDVKTAVDRSILHTRWVLENLSGRNDEVRLFKKFLKGINAYGSEIYVRGFSGYLAEILVIKFGSFLEVLEKHDFMLRQKVIDPGNWLKREPEIAMKTVKREIEEDKPLVVIDPVDPRRNVAANLSWERYGLFYFNAKKFLENPSQEFFFPRVTPGNYLNELKRKGTHLLTLLFNPPDIVDDLLLPQVEKTAKGLARQLELEGFKVLGIDYGRNFIFLEVDRLERPIVSIKRGPLYFSSHGLRFYARNERVWIEGKDLYSEKPTEGWIVDVLEKILKSGMFSAGKQVKKAVQEADILVDYVPRSLRKDAYLFLSRMKFRIK, translated from the coding sequence ATGGAGCTTTTATCTCAAGTTCTTGAGAGGATAAAGCCCAGGGAAGAGGATTATAGAGAGCTAAATGAGGTTAGATTGTATCTTCTTGAGCTGGTTAAGTCCTCCTCAGAAGAGCTTGGTCTTGAGGTTAAGCCTTACTTCGTTGGATCCCTTGAGAAGGACACGTTTCTAAGGGGTGACCATGACATAGACTTGTTTTTGGCCTTTCCCTTAGATACTCCCCTTGAGGTGCTCAGGGAGAAGGGGCTTGAGCTGGCAAAGAGAATTGCCGAAGATCTCGACCGTTATGAAGTGGCATATGCTGAGCATCCTTACGTTAGGGCCTACTATAAGGGTTTTCAAGTTGATCTCGTCCCTTGCTATGACGTTAGGGATTGGAGGGACGTAAAAACTGCAGTTGACAGGTCTATACTCCACACGAGGTGGGTTCTTGAGAACCTCAGCGGAAGGAACGATGAGGTTAGGCTCTTTAAGAAATTCTTGAAGGGGATAAACGCTTACGGAAGCGAGATTTATGTTAGAGGATTCTCAGGTTACCTCGCGGAGATACTCGTTATAAAGTTTGGCTCCTTCCTTGAGGTTCTTGAAAAGCACGACTTTATGCTCAGGCAGAAGGTTATCGATCCTGGGAACTGGCTTAAGAGAGAACCCGAGATTGCAATGAAGACTGTGAAGAGGGAGATAGAGGAGGATAAACCATTGGTAGTTATAGATCCTGTAGACCCCAGGAGGAACGTTGCGGCTAACTTAAGCTGGGAGCGCTATGGTCTCTTCTACTTCAACGCTAAGAAGTTCTTAGAGAATCCTTCCCAAGAGTTCTTCTTCCCTAGGGTCACCCCTGGGAACTACTTGAATGAACTCAAGAGAAAGGGGACTCATCTTCTCACGCTCCTGTTTAATCCACCCGATATAGTTGATGACCTCTTGTTACCACAGGTTGAGAAGACGGCTAAGGGCCTAGCTAGGCAGCTCGAGCTGGAGGGCTTTAAGGTTTTAGGCATTGACTATGGGAGGAATTTCATCTTTCTCGAGGTCGATAGACTTGAGAGGCCAATAGTTTCGATAAAGCGAGGTCCCCTCTACTTTTCGTCACATGGCTTGAGGTTCTATGCGAGGAACGAGAGGGTTTGGATCGAGGGAAAGGATCTGTACTCCGAGAAACCTACTGAGGGCTGGATAGTAGATGTTCTCGAGAAGATACTAAAGAGCGGAATGTTTTCTGCTGGAAAGCAGGTTAAAAAGGCCGTGCAGGAGGCCGATATATTGGTTGATTATGTTCCAAGAAGCTTACGGAAGGACGCTTACTTGTTCCTCTCAAGGATGAAGTTTAGAATTAAGTGA
- a CDS encoding ATP-binding protein, which translates to MIGLLEDQNPWWIHEEDPELREFKKLRYRITPKWIEEISLQPFSLNFILGPRRVGKTLGMKLLIKNILEHSKNPYSVFYFDCSILESYKELVKVMEAYFKIRRRKGVKSSYIFLDEVTLLPDWWRGVKYLIDRKKFIDDVLTVTGSITLARERIIGAFGGRMGRGRIIEVTPLSFREYYHLFYQEFARSKASEVFENYLETGGYLAYLNGMLTTKDVILTVKSDILTLGKSTSIARDVIGAIIDVAPDPVSFRKLAERSGVSVPTVREYIEVFEALHILLQIPFRDEGGRIIERKDRKFIIRDPLIARALAKWAGREIGKDVLYEWIVQKHLYRKFGEVFYFRTDRYEIDAVAKGIKIEVKSGRIKKKYPRDVMIIGGEEIPEFLYNLT; encoded by the coding sequence ATGATTGGACTACTTGAAGATCAGAATCCATGGTGGATACATGAAGAAGATCCAGAATTGAGAGAATTTAAGAAGCTGAGATACAGGATAACGCCAAAATGGATAGAAGAAATCTCCCTCCAGCCATTCTCCCTTAATTTCATCCTAGGACCAAGGAGAGTTGGAAAAACCCTCGGAATGAAGCTATTGATAAAAAACATCTTGGAGCATTCAAAAAACCCATACTCAGTATTCTACTTCGACTGCAGCATTTTAGAGAGTTATAAAGAGCTTGTGAAGGTAATGGAAGCATACTTCAAAATAAGAAGACGCAAAGGAGTGAAGAGTTCGTATATATTCCTTGATGAAGTAACCTTGCTCCCAGACTGGTGGAGGGGAGTTAAGTACCTTATTGACAGGAAAAAATTCATTGATGATGTTCTCACAGTAACTGGATCAATAACCCTCGCCAGGGAAAGGATTATAGGAGCATTTGGAGGTAGAATGGGCAGAGGAAGAATTATAGAGGTTACTCCCCTCTCATTCAGAGAGTACTATCACTTATTCTACCAAGAGTTTGCTCGCTCGAAGGCCAGTGAAGTCTTCGAGAACTACCTAGAAACCGGAGGATACCTGGCCTATCTCAACGGAATGCTCACGACAAAAGACGTAATCTTAACAGTAAAATCAGACATTCTAACCCTTGGAAAGAGCACGAGTATCGCTAGGGATGTAATAGGAGCCATAATTGACGTTGCTCCCGATCCTGTATCCTTCAGAAAGCTCGCTGAAAGGTCAGGCGTATCAGTCCCAACGGTAAGAGAGTACATTGAAGTGTTTGAAGCCCTTCACATTCTCCTCCAAATACCCTTCAGGGACGAAGGGGGAAGAATAATAGAGAGAAAAGACAGAAAGTTCATAATAAGAGATCCTCTAATTGCAAGAGCTTTAGCGAAGTGGGCGGGAAGGGAGATAGGGAAGGACGTGCTGTACGAGTGGATCGTGCAGAAACACTTATACAGGAAATTTGGAGAGGTATTTTACTTCAGAACGGACAGATACGAGATCGACGCTGTTGCTAAGGGCATTAAAATCGAGGTCAAGTCTGGAAGAATAAAGAAGAAGTATCCCAGGGATGTTATGATCATCGGTGGAGAGGAAATTCCAGAGTTCCTCTACAACTTAACATGA
- a CDS encoding phosphoribosyltransferase: MDKVYLTWWQVDRAIFALADKLREYKPDVIVGVARGGLIPAVRLSHILGDLPLKVIDVKFYKGIDERAEKPVITIPIHGDLKDKKVVIVDDVSDTGKTLEVVIEEVKRLGAKEIKVACLAMKPWTSVVPDYYVFRTDKWIVFPWEEFPVVTKE, from the coding sequence ATGGACAAGGTCTATCTAACTTGGTGGCAAGTTGACAGGGCGATATTCGCTCTAGCCGATAAGCTGAGGGAGTACAAGCCAGACGTAATCGTTGGCGTCGCAAGGGGAGGGTTAATTCCAGCCGTTAGGTTGAGCCACATCCTTGGCGATCTTCCGCTCAAGGTAATCGACGTTAAGTTCTACAAGGGGATAGATGAGAGGGCAGAGAAGCCTGTGATTACAATCCCGATACATGGAGATCTTAAGGACAAGAAGGTTGTGATAGTGGATGATGTCAGCGATACTGGAAAAACCTTGGAGGTAGTGATAGAGGAAGTAAAGAGGCTTGGTGCGAAGGAGATAAAGGTCGCCTGCTTGGCAATGAAGCCTTGGACTTCCGTAGTTCCGGACTATTATGTCTTCAGGACTGACAAGTGGATAGTCTTTCCATGGGAGGAATTTCCAGTCGTTACCAAAGAGTAG
- a CDS encoding type I restriction endonuclease yields the protein MREIIREVRRKIIGHREVYLRNEEAVKQHLILPLLEELGWKIDDPSEVRPEEKTGEGRADYALVKGGRVVAFLEAKNLNINISKAVPQLAKYCFDMGVEVGIVTNGARWLVVNAFEPGRDVTERVVGSIDVLSEPIERLSLKFIGLSKDVIESAIRFYKSLELLENSAKDLVKLGASEVKLAEYILSLPLRGYVVGVEDVGPSDRILGVYVFDGGWKFIPVEGRELKDALVAVLRYFLDKSPEEDRRAIEVAINKIRVFGIKYEKAVSLLRGIEEEKGVKIRLVL from the coding sequence ATGCGAGAGATAATTAGGGAAGTTAGGAGAAAGATCATTGGTCATAGGGAAGTTTACCTTAGAAATGAGGAGGCGGTTAAGCAACATTTAATTCTCCCCCTACTTGAGGAGCTCGGTTGGAAAATCGATGATCCCTCTGAGGTCAGGCCCGAAGAGAAGACGGGTGAAGGAAGAGCTGATTACGCGCTGGTGAAGGGCGGTAGGGTAGTTGCCTTCCTCGAGGCCAAAAACCTAAATATTAACATTTCAAAGGCAGTCCCTCAGCTGGCCAAGTACTGCTTTGACATGGGGGTTGAGGTTGGAATAGTTACAAACGGAGCGAGATGGCTTGTTGTGAATGCCTTTGAACCTGGAAGGGATGTCACGGAGAGAGTCGTAGGGAGCATAGATGTACTTTCGGAGCCAATCGAAAGGTTAAGCTTGAAATTCATTGGGCTGTCTAAGGATGTTATTGAGAGTGCAATCAGATTTTATAAGAGCTTGGAGTTGCTTGAGAATTCTGCTAAGGATTTGGTAAAGCTTGGAGCTTCTGAGGTCAAGTTGGCCGAGTACATTCTCTCACTTCCGCTGAGGGGTTATGTGGTTGGCGTTGAGGACGTTGGTCCTTCCGACAGAATTCTTGGTGTTTACGTATTTGATGGTGGATGGAAGTTCATTCCCGTTGAGGGGAGGGAGCTTAAAGATGCTTTAGTTGCGGTTTTGAGGTACTTCCTCGACAAAAGCCCCGAGGAGGACAGAAGGGCTATTGAAGTCGCTATTAATAAGATAAGGGTTTTTGGCATAAAATATGAAAAAGCTGTATCCCTGTTGAGGGGAATTGAGGAAGAGAAAGGTGTGAAGATAAGGCTCGTTTTATAG
- a CDS encoding MBL fold metallo-hydrolase, translated as MIHRIFDRFVNVYIIEREDHLILVDAGLEETCEKIIEKVKELDKPLTTVFLTHHHFDHTGSLRCLREKFPGIKVVAHELDAPRIGEVDVKVKGGEVIDGLKIFHMPGHTQGSIVLLDLESKSLFPGDLLMEENGRLKEIPQMYSLNPEENRQRIKELLEIDFENLYPAHGEPIIGNAKEKLEELVRKLFP; from the coding sequence ATGATCCACAGGATATTCGACAGGTTCGTTAACGTGTATATAATCGAGAGGGAGGATCACCTAATCCTCGTGGATGCTGGCCTTGAGGAGACCTGTGAAAAGATCATTGAGAAAGTTAAGGAGCTCGATAAACCTCTGACAACTGTATTTCTGACTCACCACCACTTTGATCACACGGGCTCCCTGAGGTGCCTGAGAGAGAAGTTCCCAGGGATTAAGGTTGTTGCTCACGAGTTGGATGCTCCCAGGATCGGAGAGGTGGATGTGAAAGTTAAAGGTGGGGAAGTCATTGACGGGTTAAAGATATTCCACATGCCAGGGCACACTCAGGGTAGCATAGTTCTCTTGGACTTGGAATCAAAGTCTTTGTTCCCTGGGGATCTTCTGATGGAGGAAAATGGGAGGTTAAAGGAGATTCCGCAAATGTATTCCTTGAACCCTGAAGAGAATAGGCAGAGAATCAAGGAATTGCTTGAGATAGACTTCGAGAACCTTTATCCAGCTCACGGCGAGCCCATAATAGGGAACGCAAAGGAGAAATTGGAGGAGCTCGTCAGGAAACTATTTCCCTGA
- a CDS encoding ATP-binding protein, giving the protein MANKQRENGLNKEDNRRSPEGLRDILHQPQGENDKGIQELFETFDVKVLDLLEETTKFMGIPISRNLLEKIFSRDKPGDAFKYIVTLTKELKDSGRTPIIVLDELQKIKDIKINGYLLYELFNLFISLTKENHSAHVFAITSDSLFIEKVFRETKLYGRARYFLVDDFDYKTTEGFLRKHGFSSEEIELTRKYFGGKPVFLIEAINNRENLKEFCESQLSLRKRQIKEIIKERDFKILREFKDKEEIIIEELDEEIENLVENNVLFFDPVRGVLKPQSRLDLLAIREIVS; this is encoded by the coding sequence TTGGCCAATAAACAGCGGGAAAACGGCCTTAATAAAGAAGATAATCGAAGATCTCCCGAAGGATTACGTGACATTCTACATCAACCTCAGGGAGAGAATGATAAAGGTATTCAAGAACTCTTCGAGACCTTTGACGTTAAAGTTCTTGACCTGCTGGAGGAAACCACGAAGTTCATGGGAATTCCAATCTCAAGAAATTTACTTGAGAAGATATTTAGCAGAGATAAGCCCGGAGATGCATTCAAGTACATCGTGACCCTAACAAAAGAGCTCAAGGACAGCGGAAGGACACCAATAATAGTATTGGACGAGCTCCAGAAGATCAAGGATATTAAGATAAACGGTTACCTGCTGTACGAGCTCTTCAATCTCTTCATAAGCCTAACTAAGGAGAACCACTCGGCACACGTATTCGCTATTACCTCGGATTCACTATTTATAGAGAAAGTGTTCAGAGAAACGAAGCTCTATGGGAGGGCAAGATACTTCCTTGTAGACGACTTTGATTATAAAACCACTGAAGGGTTCCTGAGAAAACACGGATTCTCAAGTGAGGAAATTGAGCTAACGCGGAAATACTTCGGAGGTAAACCCGTATTCTTGATTGAGGCTATAAACAACAGGGAGAACTTAAAGGAATTTTGTGAAAGTCAGCTTTCGTTAAGGAAAAGGCAGATAAAGGAGATAATAAAGGAAAGGGACTTCAAAATACTCAGGGAGTTCAAGGATAAAGAGGAGATCATTATTGAAGAACTTGATGAGGAAATAGAGAACCTAGTGGAAAACAACGTCCTGTTCTTCGATCCAGTAAGAGGAGTTCTAAAGCCACAGTCAAGGCTCGATCTACTCGCAATCAGGGAAATAGTTTCCTGA
- the thpR gene encoding RNA 2',3'-cyclic phosphodiesterase encodes MRAFIAIDVSEEVRDAIVKAQDFIGTKEAKIKFVERENLHITLKFLGEITQEQAEEIKKVLAEIAKRHRKHEVRVKGIGVFPNPNYVRVIWAGVENDEGIKAIAQDIERELSKLGFKKDKEFVAHVTIGRVKFVKDKLGLAMKLKELANEDFGTFRVEAIELKKSTLTPKGPIYETLARFELSE; translated from the coding sequence ATGAGGGCGTTTATAGCCATAGACGTCAGCGAGGAGGTTAGGGATGCCATAGTTAAAGCTCAAGACTTCATAGGAACTAAAGAGGCGAAGATAAAGTTCGTTGAGAGGGAAAACCTTCACATAACATTGAAGTTTCTTGGCGAGATTACGCAGGAGCAGGCCGAAGAAATAAAGAAAGTTCTCGCGGAGATAGCTAAGAGGCATAGGAAGCATGAAGTGAGGGTTAAAGGTATAGGGGTCTTCCCGAACCCAAACTACGTTAGGGTCATATGGGCTGGGGTTGAGAACGACGAGGGGATAAAGGCCATAGCCCAGGATATAGAAAGGGAACTCTCAAAGCTAGGCTTCAAGAAGGACAAGGAGTTCGTTGCCCACGTTACAATCGGTAGGGTTAAGTTCGTTAAGGATAAGCTTGGCTTGGCGATGAAGCTCAAGGAATTGGCCAACGAGGACTTTGGAACGTTTAGAGTTGAGGCGATAGAGCTGAAGAAGAGTACTCTAACCCCTAAGGGGCCGATATATGAAACCCTGGCAAGGTTCGAGCTCTCGGAGTGA
- a CDS encoding CBS domain-containing protein — MDMRAPVKVYMTKKLLGVKPDTTVQEASKMMMEFEVGSLVVIDDEGKVVGFFTKSDILRRVIVPGLPYTTPVKEIMTKNLITVDANTPLGEVLKKMAEHRIKHILIEEEGKIVGIFTLSDLLEASRRRLETAISTE, encoded by the coding sequence ATGGACATGAGAGCTCCCGTCAAGGTGTACATGACCAAAAAGCTTCTCGGCGTTAAGCCAGATACAACGGTTCAAGAAGCATCAAAGATGATGATGGAGTTCGAAGTTGGCTCTCTAGTTGTCATAGATGACGAGGGCAAAGTAGTGGGGTTCTTCACGAAGAGCGATATCCTGAGAAGAGTTATAGTTCCTGGGCTACCCTATACAACCCCAGTAAAGGAGATAATGACCAAAAATCTCATCACGGTCGATGCAAACACCCCCCTGGGAGAAGTCCTGAAGAAGATGGCAGAGCACAGAATAAAGCACATTCTCATAGAAGAGGAGGGCAAGATAGTGGGAATATTCACCCTGAGCGATCTCTTAGAGGCAAGCAGGAGAAGGCTGGAAACAGCAATTTCAACGGAGTGA